In Rosa chinensis cultivar Old Blush chromosome 1, RchiOBHm-V2, whole genome shotgun sequence, a genomic segment contains:
- the LOC112170395 gene encoding WAT1-related protein At2g39510, translating to MRNMTAILVIAVCFVQALYAGLSIISFLALKQGMSHYTFVVYRMAIATALAIPLACEHASNPLFLILGSPVMDQNLYYVGMKNSNATFTSAMCNMLPVFAFFMAWVFRLENVDCRHPRGLTKVVGTLVTVVGAILLTMVKGPSLNLSWARDHDKNHSSAPKVKGALFLTLACFCWSCFIILQANVLKTYPCKLSLTALICFWGMVEGAVVAVVVERGNLEAWSIHLDLKLLAAVYGALVSGAAYYVMGLVVKKKGPVFYSAFNPLATLLVAILGSFFLHEQLYTGSLIGAVTIVGGLYLVLWGKARDQPPSDSKNANVEEPTGTPAIDDREV from the exons ATGAGGAACATGACTGCAATTCTTGTCATTGCAGTGTGTTTTGTTCAAGCCTTGTATGCAGGCCTTTCCATCATCTCATTCCTTGCACTAAAGCAGGGCATGAGCCACTACACCTTTGTGGTGTATAGGATGGCCATTGCAACTGCCTTGGCAATTCCATTGGCATG tGAGCATGCTTCTAATCCTCTGTTTTTGATACTTGGCAGCCCTGTAATGGACCAAAACTTATACTATGTGGGAATGAAGAACTCCAATGCCACATTCACATCGGCCATGTGCAACATGCTTCCGGTGTTTGCGTTTTTCATGGCCTGGGTTTTCAG GCTGGAGAATGTGGACTGCAGACACCCGAGAGGATTGACCAAGGTTGTAGGAACCTTGGTTACTGTGGTAGGAGCAATTCTCCTTACCATGGTCAAGGGGCCTTCCCTCAACTTGTCATGGGCAAGGGACCACGACAAAAATCATTCTTCAGCGCCCAAAGTCAAGGGTGCTCTCTTCCTAACACTAGCCTGCTTCTGCTGGTCCTGTTTCATAATCCTGCAA GCCAATGTACTCAAGACCTACCCCTGCAAGCTCTCTCTCACGGCTTTGATTTGCTTCTGGGGTATGGTGGAAGGAGCAGTGGTGGCTGTTGTGGTTGAAAGGGGGAATTTGGAAGCATGGTCCATACACTTGGACTTGAAGTTGCTCGCAGCTGTTTATGGG GCTCTTGTATCGGGGGCTGCATATTATGTCATGGGACTGgttgtgaagaagaagggacCAGTTTTCTACTCGGCCTTTAACCCCTTGGCCACTCTACTTGTGGCGATTTTGGGCTCATTTTTTCTGCATGAACAATTGTATACTGGGAG TCTCATCGGAGCTGTAACCATTGTGGGAGGCCTCTATCTTGTTCTTTGGGGAAAAGCAAGAGATCAGCCTCCCTCCGATTCAAAGAATGC